A single genomic interval of Bacillus sp. es.036 harbors:
- a CDS encoding LacI family DNA-binding transcriptional regulator codes for MATIADVADYTGLSRATVSRVINDYPHVSKDKRQLVHEAMKELGYFPNTSARNLRNRRTNLVAVLIPRLTNPFFTLILDGIEKVAEENGFQLIICQTKSSKKKELEFLNLLQTKQVDGVIFTSIENDWEQIQPYTAHGPIILCNEYHHDATVPMVRLNQVQGSYLGTKHLIERGHQRLAYCMGSTSGLSNDRRKGFFQAVDEAGLEVKSEWIFHDTYTMEDGVKTFNQILTLTERPTAIFTGGDEVAAAMVKEAKRNGLDVPGDMAILGFDDQPIASMIEPELTTIYQPGAEIGSRAMTIFIDCLKGKRERVRQSVMELPLSLVIRKST; via the coding sequence ATGGCAACAATTGCTGACGTCGCAGACTATACTGGATTATCACGAGCGACTGTGTCACGTGTCATTAATGATTATCCGCACGTATCCAAAGACAAGCGTCAATTAGTTCATGAGGCGATGAAGGAACTCGGCTATTTTCCAAACACGTCTGCTCGAAATCTGCGCAATCGTAGAACAAATCTTGTAGCGGTTTTGATCCCGAGGTTAACCAATCCCTTCTTCACGTTGATATTAGATGGCATTGAGAAAGTTGCAGAGGAAAATGGCTTTCAGCTTATTATTTGTCAGACAAAATCAAGTAAGAAGAAGGAACTTGAATTCCTCAATCTCTTGCAAACGAAGCAGGTTGATGGTGTGATCTTCACTTCAATAGAAAATGATTGGGAGCAAATTCAGCCATATACCGCTCATGGACCGATTATTCTATGCAACGAGTATCATCACGATGCGACAGTACCGATGGTTCGATTGAATCAAGTTCAGGGGAGTTATTTAGGGACAAAGCATCTGATTGAACGAGGGCATCAGCGACTCGCTTACTGCATGGGATCAACAAGTGGACTATCCAATGATCGCCGCAAAGGATTCTTTCAAGCAGTGGATGAAGCTGGTCTTGAAGTGAAATCAGAATGGATCTTCCATGATACATATACGATGGAAGACGGTGTAAAAACATTTAACCAAATTCTAACGTTAACAGAACGACCAACGGCCATTTTTACTGGTGGAGACGAAGTAGCAGCTGCAATGGTGAAGGAAGCGAAGCGAAATGGGCTAGATGTTCCGGGAGATATGGCGATTCTCGGATTTGATGATCAACCAATTGCAAGTATGATTGAACCAGAGCTAACGACAATTTATCAACCAGGTGCCGAGATTGGTAGTCGAGCGATGACTATTTTTATTGATTGTTTAAAAGGAAAGCGTGAACGCGTTAGACAAAGTGTAATGGAGCTACCGTTATCGCTTGTTATTCGAAAGTCGACTTAA
- a CDS encoding DUF86 domain-containing protein, whose translation MYFVDRKKIEEQLIYFDKMIGILKESSFQTELHMLGLERLHHVFIESMIDVGNSMIDGFIMRDPGSYEDIIEILSDEKVISSENAVRLKEVVGMRKPLMQEYVNLQHGALEQNLRKNLSALEQFPADIRKYLTKELGAVSAFLPDNHH comes from the coding sequence ATGTACTTTGTGGATCGTAAGAAAATTGAAGAACAGCTCATTTATTTTGATAAAATGATTGGGATATTAAAAGAAAGTTCTTTTCAGACGGAACTTCACATGCTTGGATTAGAGAGACTTCATCATGTTTTTATTGAAAGCATGATCGATGTCGGAAACAGCATGATCGATGGTTTTATTATGCGAGATCCGGGTAGTTATGAGGATATTATTGAAATTTTATCTGATGAAAAAGTGATTTCCTCTGAGAATGCTGTTCGGTTAAAAGAAGTAGTGGGTATGAGAAAACCGCTTATGCAGGAGTATGTTAATCTTCAACATGGAGCATTGGAGCAAAACCTACGGAAAAATCTCAGTGCACTTGAGCAATTTCCTGCTGATATTAGAAAGTACTTAACGAAAGAATTGGGCGCAGTCTCAGCTTTTCTTCCAGACAATCATCATTAA
- the dapF gene encoding diaminopimelate epimerase has protein sequence MQEITYTKMHGLGNNYIYINTFEQPLNESNLPQYAKEVSDVYTGIGSDGMILICPSDKAEVKMRIFNKDGSEGKNCGNGLRCVAKYAYENKLVTETEFAIETLAGLVKAEVHLVHDVVETVTIDMGKPQWTRGSLPMKGNAEEKVINEPIGFENQSLRMTGVSMGNPHMVMFVEDIHSAPLTTAGPYFTDHELFPESINVEFVEVVSSSEYHFRVWERGSGITQACGTGACAAVVAGVLNNKTPKGTKVTVHLAGGDLDITWDSDDHVWMTGPAVTISTGVYFVK, from the coding sequence TTGCAGGAAATTACGTATACAAAAATGCACGGCCTTGGCAATAACTACATTTACATCAACACATTCGAGCAACCATTAAACGAAAGTAACCTTCCTCAATATGCAAAAGAAGTGTCTGATGTTTACACGGGCATCGGATCAGACGGCATGATCTTGATTTGTCCATCAGATAAAGCTGAAGTGAAAATGAGGATTTTTAATAAAGATGGATCAGAAGGTAAAAACTGTGGGAATGGATTACGCTGTGTAGCCAAATACGCTTATGAAAATAAGCTTGTTACTGAAACGGAATTTGCGATTGAAACGCTAGCAGGGCTCGTGAAAGCAGAAGTTCATCTCGTTCATGATGTGGTTGAAACGGTAACAATTGATATGGGAAAACCTCAATGGACAAGAGGGAGTCTTCCGATGAAAGGGAATGCGGAAGAAAAAGTAATTAATGAACCGATTGGTTTTGAAAATCAATCCCTACGTATGACGGGAGTTTCGATGGGAAATCCTCATATGGTGATGTTTGTCGAAGATATTCATTCTGCACCTCTTACGACGGCAGGACCTTATTTTACAGATCATGAGCTATTTCCAGAGAGTATTAATGTTGAATTCGTTGAGGTTGTATCAAGCAGTGAGTATCATTTTCGTGTATGGGAACGAGGTTCAGGTATCACACAAGCATGCGGAACGGGGGCGTGCGCCGCTGTCGTTGCAGGTGTATTAAATAATAAAACGCCTAAAGGAACAAAGGTAACGGTTCATCTTGCTGGTGGTGACCTGGACATAACTTGGGATAGTGATGACCACGTGTGGATGACGGGTCCAGCCGTCACCATTTCTACAGGGGTATACTTCGTAAAATAG
- a CDS encoding NAD(P)/FAD-dependent oxidoreductase, whose amino-acid sequence MKRLVLLGGGYGGMRILQKLFSSDLPEDLTITLVDRNPYHSMKTEYYALAAGTASDHHIRVQFPVHQKLEIKYSEINGIDLNSNVIHLKDDDDLAYDTLVIGLGCEDKYHNVPGADVHTLSIQTIDSSRRTYETLNNLGANSIVGIVGAGLSGVELASELHESRPDLQVKLFDRGHTILSAFPERLGKYVQSWFEERDVEVVSESNITKVEPHTLFNHGEPVHCDSIVWTAGIQPNKIVRELDVEKDPQQRIILNDYHSIPNHDNAFVVGDCASLPHAPSAQLAEEQAEQIALVLQKQWKNETPPALPPIKIKGTLGSLGSKHGFGVMANRPLTGRVPRLLKSGILWMYKNHNG is encoded by the coding sequence ATGAAAAGGCTAGTGCTATTAGGCGGCGGGTACGGTGGTATGCGCATTCTACAGAAATTATTTTCATCTGATTTACCAGAAGACCTCACGATTACGCTTGTTGACCGAAATCCTTATCATAGTATGAAAACGGAATATTACGCACTTGCTGCCGGAACAGCAAGTGATCACCACATACGCGTTCAATTTCCAGTTCATCAAAAACTTGAAATCAAATATAGTGAAATTAATGGCATCGATCTAAACTCAAATGTGATTCACTTAAAAGATGATGACGACCTTGCATACGACACCCTCGTCATTGGTCTTGGTTGTGAAGACAAATATCATAATGTACCAGGCGCTGATGTTCATACACTAAGCATCCAAACCATTGATTCTTCAAGAAGAACGTATGAAACCTTGAACAACCTTGGTGCTAACTCAATTGTTGGGATCGTCGGAGCTGGTCTGAGTGGCGTTGAGCTCGCCAGTGAGCTTCATGAAAGCAGACCAGACCTTCAAGTCAAATTATTTGACCGTGGTCATACGATCCTCTCAGCCTTTCCTGAAAGACTCGGAAAATATGTACAGTCTTGGTTTGAAGAACGTGATGTTGAGGTTGTAAGTGAGTCCAACATAACAAAAGTAGAACCGCATACCCTTTTTAATCATGGGGAACCCGTTCACTGTGACTCAATTGTTTGGACGGCCGGCATTCAGCCAAACAAAATCGTTCGTGAGCTAGACGTAGAAAAAGATCCACAGCAGCGGATTATCCTGAATGATTACCACTCTATTCCAAATCACGACAATGCATTTGTTGTTGGCGACTGCGCAAGTTTGCCACATGCACCAAGTGCTCAGCTTGCTGAAGAACAGGCTGAACAAATTGCCCTTGTGCTACAAAAGCAATGGAAAAATGAAACACCGCCAGCCCTTCCACCGATTAAGATCAAAGGAACGCTTGGCTCACTCGGAAGCAAACATGGCTTTGGCGTGATGGCGAATCGACCACTCACTGGTCGAGTACCGCGTCTACTTAAGTCAGGGATCTTATGGATGTATAAGAATCATAATGGTTAA
- a CDS encoding phosphatidylglycerophosphatase A family protein, whose amino-acid sequence MGQEPMDLVEKAARSKLKERGVEIKDIADLVFYLQEKYHPNLEIETCIQNVERVLSKREVQNAVLTGIQLDELTEKKLLDQPLQDILMKDEGLYGVDEIIALSIVNVYGSIGFTNYGFIDKQKPGILERLNDKTTGECHTYLDDIVGAIAAAASSRLAHRAQKTE is encoded by the coding sequence ATGGGCCAAGAACCTATGGACCTTGTAGAAAAAGCAGCGAGAAGTAAATTAAAAGAACGTGGAGTCGAGATCAAAGATATCGCAGACCTCGTCTTTTACCTTCAAGAAAAATATCACCCTAACCTTGAAATAGAAACATGTATCCAGAACGTAGAACGCGTGTTATCAAAAAGAGAAGTTCAAAATGCAGTATTAACAGGCATCCAGCTTGATGAATTAACGGAGAAAAAACTTCTTGATCAACCGCTCCAAGATATTTTAATGAAAGATGAAGGTTTATATGGTGTCGATGAAATTATTGCTTTATCAATCGTCAACGTGTATGGTTCGATTGGGTTTACGAATTATGGCTTTATCGATAAGCAAAAGCCAGGTATTCTAGAACGATTAAACGATAAGACGACAGGTGAATGTCACACGTACCTCGATGATATTGTTGGCGCGATTGCAGCAGCGGCCTCAAGTCGTCTTGCACATCGAGCACAAAAAACGGAATAA
- a CDS encoding DUF1450 domain-containing protein: MKMKTIEFCAGNVRENKKVWEVFEKVPGVELIDYGCLGYCGNCYSKAFAIVEGRLINAETSESLIKKITQKLNEDN; encoded by the coding sequence ATGAAAATGAAAACAATCGAATTTTGTGCTGGTAATGTAAGAGAAAATAAAAAGGTATGGGAAGTATTCGAAAAGGTACCAGGAGTTGAATTAATTGATTATGGTTGCCTTGGTTATTGTGGGAACTGCTATAGTAAGGCGTTTGCGATTGTTGAGGGTCGCTTAATCAATGCTGAAACGTCTGAATCTCTAATTAAAAAAATTACGCAAAAATTAAATGAAGACAATTAA
- a CDS encoding helix-turn-helix domain-containing protein, translating to MAKYSEKFKLEVVMEYLQGSLGYTLLAKKYGMPHKSPIIGWVRAYQTFGEEGLKRKRSRQVFPVQFKLNVLNFMKQTGASYRETAIAFKMNNPSLIANWSSTLRKEGIGGLQEKAKGRPPMPKNHKQQSSKSEKELTREEQLERENELLRLEISYLKKLKAFQENPNAYLEKHKQRWYSNSKKKDSN from the coding sequence ATGGCAAAGTATAGTGAAAAATTTAAATTAGAAGTGGTAATGGAGTATCTCCAAGGATCTCTGGGATACACTTTATTAGCCAAAAAGTATGGAATGCCTCATAAATCCCCCATCATTGGTTGGGTTCGTGCTTATCAAACCTTTGGAGAAGAGGGATTGAAGAGAAAGCGTTCAAGACAAGTCTTCCCTGTCCAATTTAAGTTAAATGTATTAAACTTTATGAAACAGACAGGCGCTTCTTATCGGGAGACTGCGATTGCCTTTAAAATGAACAATCCTTCGTTAATTGCGAATTGGTCTAGTACATTACGGAAGGAAGGAATCGGAGGCCTCCAAGAAAAAGCGAAAGGACGGCCACCTATGCCAAAAAATCACAAACAACAATCATCGAAATCAGAAAAAGAGTTAACGCGTGAAGAACAACTAGAACGCGAAAATGAGCTTCTGCGATTAGAGATTTCCTATCTAAAAAAGTTAAAAGCTTTTCAGGAGAACCCGAATGCCTATCTCGAAAAGCACAAGCAGCGCTGGTATTCGAACTCAAAAAAAAAGGATTCAAATTAA
- a CDS encoding ABC transporter substrate-binding protein translates to MRIVKNSKLLFIVLALILVLSACSSSNNSSSNTSNNSSDENASSGDEEKVTLVYARGKDATGATDVMVEEFEKQNPNIEIEFREMPTDTGAQHDAYVTMLNAESSEIDVFDIDVIWPAEFAQAGYVLPLDRFIEKDGINMDDYNQGPVTAATFNGKQWAMPKFIDTGMLFYRSDLVSEAPKTWDDLMTQASELKGEDGTKFGYLMQAKQYEGLVTNAVEFVGSYGGAFIDENGEVVINSPEAIKGISKMVEIANSDFVPGNINTFTEVESHTAFIEGQSPFIRNWPYQYSLANDEEQSKIVGNVEVAPLPEGDAGSASALGGWMAAINNFSEHPQEAWEFLKFMTGEEGQKIDAIEGSHAPTLPALFEDEEIIEANPFFGEEGFQTALEAAVSRPVAPNYPEISEIIQIHISKAIAGEETPEEAAAAMEKEMNEKLEK, encoded by the coding sequence ATGCGAATAGTGAAGAATAGTAAACTACTTTTTATCGTTTTGGCCCTTATCCTTGTTCTTTCAGCATGTAGTTCTTCAAATAATTCTTCAAGTAATACTAGCAACAATTCTAGTGATGAAAATGCGAGTTCAGGTGACGAAGAAAAAGTAACGCTCGTTTATGCTCGTGGTAAAGATGCAACAGGTGCAACCGACGTTATGGTTGAGGAATTCGAAAAGCAAAACCCTAATATTGAAATTGAATTCCGCGAAATGCCAACGGATACGGGAGCGCAGCATGACGCATATGTTACAATGCTGAACGCTGAATCATCTGAAATCGATGTGTTTGATATCGATGTGATCTGGCCTGCAGAATTTGCTCAAGCAGGATATGTTCTTCCTCTAGACCGTTTTATTGAAAAAGACGGCATCAACATGGATGACTACAACCAGGGGCCGGTAACAGCTGCAACATTTAATGGTAAGCAGTGGGCAATGCCGAAATTCATTGATACTGGAATGCTTTTCTACCGCTCTGACTTAGTATCTGAAGCACCAAAAACGTGGGATGACTTGATGACTCAAGCTTCTGAGCTAAAAGGTGAAGACGGTACGAAGTTTGGTTACCTCATGCAAGCGAAGCAATATGAAGGTCTCGTGACAAACGCAGTTGAGTTTGTCGGATCTTACGGTGGTGCATTTATTGATGAGAATGGAGAAGTTGTCATCAATAGCCCTGAAGCAATCAAAGGTATTTCAAAAATGGTTGAAATCGCAAACTCTGATTTTGTTCCAGGTAACATCAATACGTTCACTGAAGTAGAATCTCACACTGCTTTTATTGAAGGACAGTCTCCGTTTATTCGTAACTGGCCATATCAGTACTCTCTAGCAAATGATGAAGAACAGTCAAAAATTGTAGGAAATGTTGAAGTCGCTCCACTTCCTGAAGGTGATGCAGGATCAGCATCAGCGCTAGGCGGTTGGATGGCAGCCATCAATAATTTCTCTGAACACCCTCAAGAAGCGTGGGAGTTCTTGAAGTTTATGACTGGTGAAGAAGGACAGAAGATTGATGCGATTGAAGGCTCTCATGCTCCAACGCTACCAGCTCTTTTTGAAGATGAAGAAATTATCGAAGCGAACCCATTCTTTGGAGAAGAAGGATTCCAAACAGCACTTGAAGCAGCTGTTTCCCGTCCTGTAGCTCCAAACTACCCTGAAATCTCTGAAATTATTCAAATTCACATTTCTAAAGCAATTGCTGGAGAAGAAACTCCTGAAGAAGCAGCAGCTGCGATGGAAAAAGAGATGAATGAAAAGCTAGAAAAATAA
- a CDS encoding NupC/NupG family nucleoside CNT transporter, producing the protein MQILWGFGGMAVLFAIALIFSTNRKAINLRTVLGALAIQVAFAFVVLKWEAGKAALKQLSLFVQDIIGYANEGIGFLFGGLIGNEDIGMIFAFQVLTIIIFFSSLISVLYYLGIMQWVIRILGGAISWALGTSKAESLSATANIFVGQTEAPLVIKPYLDKMTKSELFAVMTGGLASVAGSVLIGYSLLGVPLEYLLAASFMAAPGGLLMAKLIMPETETPETAKEIKMERNEDHVNVIDAAAHGASDGLKLALNVGAMLLAFIALIALLNGLLGAVGGWFGAGGLTIQQILGYVFSPLAFVIGVPWQDAVQAGNYIGQKLILNEFVAFSSFGPEISAGNLSDKSIAIISFALCGFANFSSLAILLGGLGGLAPKRRPEIAKLGMRAILAGTLANLLNAAIAGMLIF; encoded by the coding sequence ATGCAAATACTATGGGGATTTGGTGGTATGGCTGTACTTTTTGCCATTGCCTTAATCTTTTCAACAAACCGCAAAGCGATTAACCTTCGTACGGTGCTAGGAGCACTTGCGATTCAGGTCGCATTTGCATTTGTGGTACTTAAATGGGAAGCGGGTAAGGCAGCTTTAAAACAACTATCCTTATTCGTTCAAGATATTATTGGATACGCCAATGAAGGAATTGGCTTCCTATTCGGTGGCTTAATTGGAAATGAAGACATTGGGATGATCTTTGCTTTTCAAGTTCTTACCATTATTATCTTCTTCTCTTCTCTTATTTCTGTTCTTTATTACCTAGGTATCATGCAATGGGTGATTCGTATCCTTGGTGGAGCGATTTCATGGGCACTTGGAACAAGTAAAGCAGAATCTTTATCAGCAACAGCGAATATCTTTGTTGGTCAAACAGAAGCACCGCTTGTGATTAAACCTTACTTGGATAAAATGACGAAATCTGAGTTATTTGCCGTTATGACAGGTGGACTTGCTTCCGTTGCCGGCTCTGTATTAATTGGTTATTCTCTGCTCGGTGTACCGCTTGAGTATCTCCTAGCGGCAAGTTTCATGGCAGCGCCAGGTGGTCTATTAATGGCGAAGCTGATTATGCCTGAAACAGAAACACCAGAAACAGCTAAAGAAATTAAAATGGAAAGAAATGAAGATCACGTTAACGTGATTGACGCTGCGGCACACGGTGCATCAGACGGACTGAAACTTGCTTTAAACGTTGGAGCTATGCTTCTTGCATTTATCGCTTTAATTGCGCTTTTAAATGGCTTGCTTGGTGCAGTTGGCGGTTGGTTTGGTGCAGGTGGCTTAACCATTCAGCAAATTCTTGGTTATGTTTTCTCACCGCTTGCGTTTGTAATTGGTGTTCCATGGCAAGATGCTGTTCAAGCAGGTAACTACATTGGACAGAAGTTGATTCTGAACGAATTTGTGGCTTTCTCTTCTTTCGGACCGGAAATCAGTGCTGGCAACCTATCTGATAAATCAATTGCGATTATCAGCTTCGCTCTATGTGGATTTGCAAACTTCTCATCTCTTGCAATCCTACTTGGTGGACTAGGCGGTCTTGCACCGAAACGTCGTCCGGAAATTGCAAAGTTGGGAATGCGCGCAATCTTAGCTGGTACGCTTGCAAACCTATTAAACGCAGCAATTGCGGGTATGCTTATTTTCTAA
- a CDS encoding DUF1462 family protein has product MEEVLVYGAGERCASCVNLPSSEETAEWLKAALDRKYPDRQITVRYIDIHSQLSGAEAIFAAKVIDEDLFYPVIVVQNEIVSEGNPRLKDLYAVLEDQSATA; this is encoded by the coding sequence ATGGAGGAAGTACTTGTCTATGGAGCAGGCGAACGTTGTGCAAGCTGTGTGAACCTGCCTTCTTCAGAAGAAACGGCTGAATGGCTAAAAGCTGCCCTTGATCGGAAATACCCGGATCGACAAATTACCGTTCGATATATTGATATTCATAGTCAACTTTCAGGAGCAGAAGCGATTTTTGCCGCTAAAGTAATTGATGAAGATCTATTTTATCCCGTCATCGTCGTTCAAAATGAAATTGTCTCAGAAGGAAATCCAAGGTTGAAAGATCTCTATGCTGTATTGGAAGATCAATCAGCTACGGCATAA
- a CDS encoding sugar phosphate isomerase/epimerase family protein, whose amino-acid sequence MIEIGVGLQLYTLRNECEKDFFETLVRVEAIGYEGVELAGLHGHKPQEVKNKLDELGLSVIAHHVPIERIENELEAVIEEQKVLGNTRIVCPWLPPERRSPEDYKKVAEIMKYAALVCSKQGMEIAYHHHDFELGRSIEGSNLYTILDAHDAIQAEFDIYWLNQVGHDPVEWMQKFVGRTPIIHLKDRSDDEREATVILGTGNIAIEEVIEQGQACGVQWWVVEQDDCDFDPIESVTQSYKYLREIQLKK is encoded by the coding sequence ATGATTGAAATTGGCGTAGGATTACAACTTTACACCCTACGAAACGAATGTGAAAAAGATTTTTTTGAAACGTTAGTAAGGGTAGAAGCCATCGGTTATGAAGGTGTTGAGCTTGCTGGACTTCATGGTCACAAACCGCAAGAAGTGAAGAACAAGTTAGATGAGCTTGGTCTGTCTGTCATCGCACATCATGTGCCAATTGAACGAATTGAAAATGAGTTAGAAGCGGTTATCGAGGAACAAAAAGTGTTAGGGAATACGCGGATTGTTTGTCCATGGTTACCTCCTGAAAGAAGAAGCCCTGAAGATTATAAGAAAGTAGCAGAGATCATGAAATATGCAGCGCTCGTTTGTAGTAAACAGGGAATGGAAATTGCCTATCATCATCATGATTTTGAACTTGGTCGTAGTATTGAAGGTAGTAACCTATATACCATTTTAGATGCACATGATGCTATCCAGGCTGAATTTGATATTTATTGGCTCAATCAAGTTGGGCATGATCCTGTAGAATGGATGCAAAAATTTGTAGGAAGAACACCAATCATCCATTTGAAGGACCGGTCTGATGATGAAAGAGAAGCAACGGTTATCCTTGGGACAGGAAACATCGCTATTGAAGAAGTGATTGAGCAGGGACAAGCTTGCGGTGTGCAGTGGTGGGTTGTTGAACAAGATGACTGTGACTTCGATCCGATTGAAAGTGTGACACAGAGTTACAAATATTTACGTGAAATTCAGCTAAAAAAATAA
- a CDS encoding TIGR01457 family HAD-type hydrolase, whose protein sequence is MKNYKGYLIDLDGTMYRGTEKIHEAVQFVKRLKEAKLPYLFVTNNSSKRKEQVSEKLEAFGVPCTPDHVFTTSMATASYISHKKNDASVYVIGEEGIRDALTDEGLTLQDDHPDYVVVGIDRSITYEKFAKACIAVRNGATFISTNGDIAIPTERGLLPGNGSLTSVVSVSTETDPIFIGKPEPIIMEQALAQLGTSKEETLMVGDNYRTDILAGINAGLDTLLVHTGVTTKEHLESVEKLPTYTVQTLDEWST, encoded by the coding sequence ATGAAAAACTATAAAGGATATTTAATTGATCTAGATGGTACCATGTACCGAGGTACTGAAAAGATTCATGAGGCAGTTCAATTCGTGAAGCGTTTAAAGGAAGCGAAACTTCCTTATTTATTTGTGACGAACAATTCATCAAAACGGAAAGAGCAAGTGTCTGAGAAGCTTGAGGCATTTGGTGTTCCTTGCACGCCAGATCATGTGTTTACAACAAGCATGGCGACAGCAAGCTATATCTCACATAAGAAGAATGATGCATCGGTGTATGTAATCGGTGAAGAAGGGATTCGTGATGCGTTAACGGATGAAGGACTAACCCTTCAAGACGATCATCCAGATTACGTTGTCGTTGGCATTGACCGCTCAATTACTTATGAAAAATTTGCTAAAGCTTGTATTGCCGTTCGAAACGGGGCTACGTTTATATCGACTAATGGCGATATTGCGATTCCAACAGAACGTGGATTGCTACCTGGTAATGGTTCATTAACTTCAGTGGTTTCTGTTTCAACAGAAACGGATCCGATTTTTATTGGGAAGCCTGAACCGATTATTATGGAACAAGCTTTGGCACAGCTCGGCACATCTAAGGAAGAGACGTTAATGGTAGGGGATAATTACCGGACAGATATCCTTGCAGGCATTAACGCAGGGTTAGATACCCTGCTTGTGCATACGGGTGTCACGACGAAAGAACACTTGGAGTCAGTGGAAAAGCTCCCAACGTATACCGTTCAAACATTAGATGAATGGAGCACATAA
- a CDS encoding IS3 family transposase — protein MRDFLSKKVKSFSGEPECLSRKAQAALVFELKKKGFKLKDALRRVAIPEATYHYQVTQLKNEDPNKEWKEVIKELFHKHEGKYGYRRIYLALRNQGYVINHKKVQGMMSELGLKCEKFTRKSRYKSYKGTVGKVAQNRLKRRFNTSVRLQKIVTDVTEFKCRGNEKLYLSPMMDLFNGEIVSFGISNRPALNLVLKPLTEALETIRTEAKYRTTIHSDQGWHYQHNTWVKTLKKNRIFQSMSRKATCADNAAMENFFGILKQEMYYGEELVSYEELKRKLEVYVDYYNHERVKAKLAGLSPIQYRTQTSQTAA, from the coding sequence ATTAGAGATTTCCTATCTAAAAAAGTTAAAAGCTTTTCAGGAGAACCCGAATGCCTATCTCGAAAAGCACAAGCAGCGCTGGTATTCGAACTCAAAAAAAAAGGATTCAAATTAAAGGACGCTTTGCGGAGAGTAGCCATTCCCGAGGCCACCTATCATTACCAGGTAACGCAATTAAAGAACGAAGATCCAAATAAAGAGTGGAAAGAAGTGATCAAGGAACTCTTCCATAAGCACGAGGGAAAATACGGATATCGCCGCATTTACTTAGCGCTTCGAAACCAGGGATATGTCATCAACCACAAAAAAGTGCAAGGAATGATGAGTGAGTTGGGATTGAAGTGTGAAAAATTCACTCGGAAATCCCGGTATAAATCGTACAAAGGTACGGTTGGAAAAGTGGCTCAAAACCGATTGAAACGCAGATTCAATACGTCCGTCCGTCTCCAAAAAATCGTCACAGATGTGACTGAATTTAAATGTAGAGGAAATGAAAAGCTTTATTTGAGCCCGATGATGGACTTATTTAATGGAGAAATTGTTTCTTTTGGGATTTCCAACCGACCCGCACTCAATCTTGTTTTAAAGCCTTTGACTGAAGCGTTAGAAACCATTCGAACGGAAGCCAAATACCGGACCACCATCCACTCAGATCAAGGCTGGCATTATCAGCACAACACGTGGGTGAAGACATTAAAGAAGAATCGAATCTTCCAGAGTATGTCCAGAAAAGCAACCTGTGCCGATAATGCGGCCATGGAGAACTTCTTCGGGATTCTCAAACAAGAAATGTATTATGGAGAAGAGCTTGTCTCTTATGAAGAACTGAAAAGAAAACTTGAGGTATACGTGGACTATTATAACCATGAACGCGTAAAAGCAAAATTGGCTGGTTTAAGCCCGATACAATATCGAACTCAAACCAGCCAAACAGCTGCATAA
- a CDS encoding HesB/IscA family protein — translation MIHLSEAAAAQVKEMMKQEEGDNLYLRVGVKGGGCTGLSYGMGFDTAMKADDQALDPQHGVTIIMDNESAPVLDGVKIDYKQNMMGGGFTIDNPNAIASCGCGSSFKTATNAGTPENC, via the coding sequence ATGATCCATTTATCTGAAGCTGCAGCAGCACAGGTAAAAGAAATGATGAAGCAAGAAGAAGGTGACAACCTTTACTTGCGTGTCGGTGTAAAAGGTGGCGGCTGTACTGGTTTAAGTTACGGTATGGGTTTTGATACTGCAATGAAAGCCGATGATCAAGCACTAGATCCTCAGCATGGCGTTACGATTATTATGGACAACGAAAGCGCACCGGTTTTAGATGGTGTGAAGATTGATTATAAACAAAACATGATGGGCGGCGGGTTCACCATCGACAATCCGAACGCGATCGCATCATGCGGCTGTGGTTCTTCGTTTAAAACAGCGACCAACGCTGGTACGCCGGAGAATTGTTAA